A section of the Pedobacter sp. HDW13 genome encodes:
- a CDS encoding uroporphyrinogen-III synthase, which yields MQEKNDSRIRKVKSILVTLPKPETEKSPYYDLAKKHNLKVDFRSFIHVEGVPARDFRKDKVNLADFTAVIFTSRNAADHFFRICEEMRYEVPAELKYFCLSETIALYLQKYIQYRKRKIFFGKQTAADLAEVLKKHANEKFLYPCSDVATEDTMKFLEKSGYNFTPAVLFRTVVSDLSDLAEVFYDVIAFFSPSSIQSLFKNFPDFKQNNTRIAAFGTNTSKACTDMDLIVDIAAPTPGVPSMTMAIENYIKISNK from the coding sequence ATGCAAGAAAAGAACGACTCTAGAATCCGCAAAGTAAAAAGTATTTTGGTTACTTTACCAAAACCTGAAACTGAAAAATCTCCTTATTACGATTTGGCTAAAAAGCACAACCTAAAAGTCGATTTTAGGTCATTCATCCATGTTGAAGGCGTACCCGCAAGAGACTTTAGGAAGGATAAAGTTAACCTAGCTGATTTTACTGCGGTTATTTTTACCAGCCGCAATGCAGCAGATCATTTTTTTAGAATTTGCGAAGAAATGCGTTACGAAGTGCCGGCAGAATTAAAATATTTCTGTCTTTCTGAAACCATTGCGTTATATCTTCAAAAGTATATTCAGTACAGAAAACGTAAGATCTTTTTTGGTAAGCAAACTGCTGCTGATTTAGCCGAAGTGCTTAAAAAACATGCAAACGAGAAGTTTTTGTACCCTTGTTCTGATGTAGCAACTGAGGATACCATGAAGTTTTTGGAGAAAAGTGGCTATAATTTCACTCCTGCTGTTCTGTTTAGAACTGTGGTTAGTGATTTGTCTGACCTGGCCGAGGTATTTTACGATGTAATCGCCTTTTTTAGCCCGTCAAGTATTCAGTCGTTGTTTAAAAATTTCCCAGATTTTAAACAGAATAATACCCGTATCGCAGCCTTCGGAACCAACACCAGTAAAGCCTGTACGGATATGGATCTCATTGTAGATATTGCCGCACCAACTCCAGGTGTGCCATCTATGACTATGGCTATTGAGAACTATATCAAAATATCTAATAAATAA